GTGCGCAAGGCTGGCGCAGCGGGCGCTCATCCCGTCCGCTTCGCCAGTTGTTGATCGAGATAGTCGTAGGCGATGGACAGTGCCTGCTCTGTGTCGAAGCCATCGCCGGAAAGCGCGCCGCGCAGCCACAGGCCATCGATCAGAGCCGCCAGCCCACGGGCCGCAGCACGTGCCTCGGCGAGCGGCAGAACCCGGCGGAACTCGCAGCACAGGTTCGAATACAGGCGGTGGTCGTTGATCCGTTGCAGGCGCCGCAATGACGGCTGGTGCATGCTGGTCGCCCAGAACGCCAGCCAGGTTTTCATCGCCGGCCCGTTGACCTGGCTCGCATCGAAGTTGCCTTCGATGATCGCGCGAAGGTGCGAGCGCGGCTCGTCATCTCTCAGGGCCTTGCGGCGTTCGCCGACGGCCTTGCTCAGCGCCGACATCAGGTGGCGCATCGTCGCCTCCAGAAGCCCGTTCTTGTCCTGGAAGTAGTGGCTGATGATGCCATTCGAGACCCCC
The Pseudomonas triclosanedens DNA segment above includes these coding regions:
- the betI gene encoding transcriptional regulator BetI gives rise to the protein MPKVGMQPIRRSQLIHATLEAVDQVGMGDASIALIARLAGVSNGIISHYFQDKNGLLEATMRHLMSALSKAVGERRKALRDDEPRSHLRAIIEGNFDASQVNGPAMKTWLAFWATSMHQPSLRRLQRINDHRLYSNLCCEFRRVLPLAEARAAARGLAALIDGLWLRGALSGDGFDTEQALSIAYDYLDQQLAKRTG